From a region of the Ficedula albicollis isolate OC2 chromosome 1A, FicAlb1.5, whole genome shotgun sequence genome:
- the LOC101809511 gene encoding urotensin-2 receptor-like: protein MSYNSSLLGPSPREDPKGGSFLEESSGGGDDSSVLGGDSLVTGPLGAVLLLLCLTGVVGNICTVAVASGRVAGCSAGSLGVYMVSLALAGLLYLSTIPFVVCTCFAHDWFFGDVGCRLLLGRDLLTRHASVFLRSAMSLESCWAVAKRATSRASRLCLPSVVLQCFPLCMAAHPAQLGGGQCLSQGSWLRPQILQPSHTSSLPLAQGWGVGGREQSASICLNYTSGEPLPPLISLLATGQAITKSGQQ, encoded by the coding sequence ATGTCTTACAACTCTTCTCTCCTCGGCCCGAGTCCTAGAGAGGATCCCAAGGGTGGCAGTTTCTTGGAGGAAAGCAGTGGTGGAGGTGATGACAGCAGtgtcctgggaggggacagcctggTCACAGGGCCGCTGGGcgcagtgctgctgctcctgtgcctcacTGGCGTGGTGGGGAACATCTGCACGGTGGCAGTGGCCTCTGGCAGGGTGGCAGGCTGCTCAGCAGGCTCCTTGGGGGTCTACATGGTCAGCCTTGCCCTGGCTGGCCTCCTGTACCTGTCCACCATCCCCTTTGTGGTTTGCACCTGCTTTGCCCACGACTGGTTCTTCGGGGATGTGGGCTGCAGGCTTCTGCTCGGCCGGGACCTCCTCACCAGGCACGCCAGCGTTTTCCTCCGGAGCGCCATgagcctggagagctgctgggcgGTGGCCAAGCGTGCCACCTCCCGTGCCAGCAGGCTGTGCCTTCCATCGGTGGTGCTGCAGTGCTTTCCCCTTTGCATGGCTGCTcaccctgctcagctgggcGGGGGGCAGTGCTTGTCTCAGGGATCCTGGCTCCGTCCTCAGATCCTGCAGCCCTCACACACCAGCAGCCTCCCCCTTGCACAAGGCTGGGGAGTGGGTGGAAGGGAGCAGTCAGCTTCGATATGTCTAAATTATACATCTGGGGAAC